From Aedes albopictus strain Foshan chromosome 1, AalbF5, whole genome shotgun sequence, one genomic window encodes:
- the LOC134285395 gene encoding uncharacterized protein LOC134285395, translated as MSSGSVAGAGGRLYRKSDSPGGEGASCGTCHRVDNSRMVQCDECDVWYHYDCVNVDDSIRNHDWSCNGCMRTSLEKQKRTLSEQLERFEQHQRQWQLEQQRRLEQMEERQMLEQRQNIELQQRKQEQIVRTQLGQLQLQQPNLSPEVATTELEVPSKSLGVIPKQHRQPVRIAEKTTLEGFTDDKQRNTELLTNSISNNVKAPARVDKASSRSSKRSAKLKELEIRALEARQALEKKQLEERLAMEREMLELSDSEAESVTSLEKINEWLEKTENIGQGTGNYLDDSPLPVYDEILRKPATASIQPGRLSNCAPGGRQLHVVPQQTDTSPATGTCPAHARSGENIPRVSAHYQPVFGGYQAPIAATPSAPLYTVASQQPIMSTTYPAVHYPHPVSQNVVNSQAIGQPPLLTSTPRQNMASYQHQMNSDSIPLTSSHLAARQTVKDLPKFGGDPEDWPRFIAAYERTSRMCAFRNDELLDRLERSLHDKALNAVKSLLLHPDNVPVIVNRLRTLFGNPESIVETMVQRIRAMPSPRSDKMESIVDFGVAVQNLCATIQVCQMDERFYNVALMQELVESLPSPLKIKWAFYRKEIGAVTLLHFNAWLGEMVEALCQVIRPAVWAKPEHKSDRKVRREDVFVHAHSSHIPEQVDHHNCLACGNDCSSLDDCSSFLNMSSKARWALVNEKKICRKCLIKHFKACDRKVPCGLNGCSFLHHRLLHDDSKHNKPSSSISTQDTSVNAHHSSQGRVLLKYVQVTVYGRGKTINTYAFLDAGSTSTLMEHSLWEELNLSGEKSPLCISWTGGQGRYEKESVVFSAEISGAKTPGQIFHLAEVHTVRSLDLPAQTVSVPDLAMHFQHLSGLPIESYAAVKPRILLGIDSCRLEYPLDSREGFENQPTAVLTRLGWVVYGPCSTSEQTTEKRDVSYGYHICHCEGLHSAVKNYFSMDSLGVQLSEKPQMSKDDERAMDMLRTNTIFQDGRYETSLLWRYDEIRLPGSRTMALKRHDCLSKRMAREPRLAKELQENIQDYQDKGYIRKLSAQEEATHTGRSWYLPIFPVVNPNKPGKLRIVWDAAAKVGKLSLNSFLLKGPDQVTPLHHVLQRFREFRTAVTGDIREMFHQVRINCEDQHCQRFLWNDGVPGKIPSTYVMQVMTFGACCSPSSAQYIKNLNAERFRNQLPKAVDAICKGTYVDDMLCSVETEAEAVKLAQDVRQIHADGGFEIRGWLSNSKKVVESMGEQISNQKDLNKDGELSTEKVLGMWWNTTDDTFTFKIPNRCRQELLSGKQVPTKREVLKILMSVYDPLGLLANVLMFLKVLLQNIWRSNIGWDEPISDNHLEKWRAWLSVLHNVHTVCVPRCYRTTTSSSVESNELQLHVFVDASENGYAAVAYFRFAERGTIECAFVTAKTRVAPLKYVSIPRLELQAAVIGTRLAKDIAETHRISISKRFFWTDSRDVLCWLRSDHKRYSKFVAARTGEILENTELSEWLWLPTKQNVADEGTKWQKTPELSPSCRWFKGPDFLWQQYCEWPVQPTSNETTTTEMNALVNTHAVHDPVMNFSKYSDWRKLLRITSYVLRFLRNIQARLQKRPPAIGILNQSELFEAERCIYRQVQIEGYGEEMLILKRSKLADAKFMVPVPKSSSLYKLSPFLDDQGVLRSSGRTTGCKFIGEDAAHNIILPKNHPVTALVVKFIHERYHHLNHETVVNELRQRYWIPQLRRICYKVRQQCQYCKNGRARPQPPVMADLPPARLAAYSRPFSYAGIDFFGPMLVVVGRRTEKRWGVLITCLVIRAVHIEVAHSLNTSSCIMALRNFIARRGTPLELYSDRGTNFVGANRELNEALRSLDRNKIMQEFVTSDTKWSFLPPSSPHMGGSWERLVQSVKKILQNMHLPRTPTDEVLRNGLIEVENIINSRPLTYVPIDNSESEALTPNHFLLGSSGGTKPLVPYDDSPATLVNSWKTSQIFANMFWRRWLREYLPSITRRTKWHYPVKPIQIGDVVIVVDPDLPRNSWPKGRVVNVSQKNGQVRSATVRTSANIYERPAVRLAVLDVGATGSTQESGTCVPGGTVTQSANAPPLPTNLHLDSPSLNQLDRAVVVGKRQNEKDVKGT; from the coding sequence ATGTCAAGCGGAAGCGTAGCGGGTGCCGGAGGACGTCTTTATAGGAAGAGTGATTCTCCTGGTGGTGAGGGGGCGAGTTGTGGGACGTGTCACCGTGTTGATAATAGTCGAATGGTGCAATGTGACGAGTGTGATGTGTGGTATCACTACGACTGTGTAAACGTGGACGATAGCATCCGAAACCATGACTGGAGTTGCAACGGATGTATGAGGACATCGCTGGAGAAACAGAAGCGGACTTTAAGTGAACAGTTGGAGCGTTTTGAGCAGCATCAACGGCAGTGGCAACTTGAGCAACAGAGGCGTCTAGAGCAGATGGAAGAACGGCAGATGCTTGAGCAGCGGCAGAACATCGAATTGCAGCAGCGGAAGCAGGAGCAGATCGTCCGAACGCAGCTAGGACAGTTGCAATTGCAACAGCCAAATTTGTCGCCTGAAGTAGCAACGACTGAACTCGAAGTACCTTCTAAATCGCTCGGTGTTATTCCAAAACAACATAGACAACCCGTCAGGATCGCGGAGAAGACCACGTTAGAAGGATTCACGGATGATAAACAACGAAACACTGAGTTGCTTACAAACTCAATCAGCAACAATGTGAAGGCACCGGCCAGGGTCGACAAAGCATCCTCAAGGTCATCGAAGCGTTCAGCGAAGCTCAAAGAACTGGAAATTAGGGCCCTGGAAGCTAGGCAAGCGTTAGAGAAAAAGCAGCTTGAAGAACGACTAGCAATGGAGCGAGAAATGTTGGAGCTCAGCGATTCCGAGGCCGAATCGGTCACAAGTTTGGAGAAGATCAACGAATGGCTGGAGAAAACAGAGAACATAGGGCAGGGAACAGGAAATTACTTGGACGATTCACCGCTGCCGGTATACGACGAAATACTACGGAAGCCGGCCACGGCATCGATCCAACCTGGCCGTTTAAGCAACTGCGCTCCAGGTGGACGTCAACTGCATGTAGTTCCACAGCAAACTGATACGAGCCCCGCAACTGGTACGTGCCCAGCTCACGCGAGATCTGGCGAAAACATCCCGCGAGTGTCAGCGCACTATCAGCCCGTGTTCGGTGGATATCAAGCACCAATAGCCGCCACGCCATCGGCTCCTCTATATACCGTAGCATCGCAGCAACCGATAATGTCGACAACTTACCCGGCAGTACATTATCCACATCCTGTCTCGCAGAATGTAGTCAACTCACAAGCTATCGGCCAGCCACCGCTTCTAACGTCAACTCCGCGGCAAAATATGGCTTCCTATCAACATCAAATGAATAGCGATTCCATTCCGCTTACCAGTAGTCACCTTGCAGCGCGACAAACAGTGAAGGATCTACCAAAGTTCGGCGGAGACCCAGAGGATTGGCCACGATTCATCGCGGCCTACGAGCGCACCTCGAGGATGTGCGCGTTTCGGAACGACGAACTGCTGGATCGGCTGGAACGAAGCCTTCACGACAAGGCACTCAACGCGGTTAAAAGTCTACTGCTCCATCCCGACAACGTTCCTGTGATAGTGAACCGACTGAGAACCCTCTTCGGTAATCCGGAGTCCATCGTTGAAACAATGGTTCAGAGGATTCGAGCGATGCCTTCACCAAGAAGTGATAAGATGGAATCGATTGTCGACTTCGGAGTTGCAGTTCAGAACTTGTGCGCAACTATACAGGTATGCCAGATGGACGAACGATTTTACAACGTTGCACTGATGCAAGAGCTGGTCGAGAGCCTACCATCACCGTTGAAGATAAAATGGGCATTCTATCGGAAGGAGATAGGAGCTGTCACGCTCCTGCACTTCAACGCCTGGCTTGGCGAGATGGTTGAAgcgttatgccaagtgattcgACCAGCAGTATGGGCCAAACCCGAGCACAAGTCGGATAGGAAAGTTCGGAGAGAGGATGTCTTCGTTCATGCACATTCCTCACATATACCGGAACAGGTGGATCATCATAATTGCCTGGCGTGTGGAAACGATTGCAGTTCTCTCGACGATTGTAGCAGTTTTCTCAATATGTCCTCTAAGGCTCGATGGGCGTTGGTGAACGAGAAGAAGATCTGTCGAAAGTGTCTTATCAAGCACTTTAAAGCCTGTGATAGGAAGGTTCCCTGCGGCCTGAACGGGTGTAGTTTTCTGCATCACCGGTTATTGCACGATGACAGCAAACATAATAAACCATCGTCATCCATTTCGACTCAGGACACCTCAGTGAACGCGCATCACAGTTCACAGGGGAGAGTTTTACTGAAATATGTTCAAGTCACGGTGTACGGCAGAGGAAAAACGATCAACACGTACGCGTTCCTTGATGCAGGGTCGACTTCAACGCTTATGGAACACAGTTTGTGGGAGGAGTTGAACCTGAGCGGTGAAAAATCTCCATTATGCATCTCCTGGACTGGTGGACAAGGGCGTTATGAGAAAGAATCAGTTGTGTTTTCGGCCGAGATTTCCGGAGCCAAGACTCCAGGGCAAATCTTCCATCTCGCGGAAGTACACACAGTGAGAAGCCTAGACCTGCCGGCACAGACGGTGTCTGTACCAGATCTAGCAATGCACTTTCAGCACCTGTCGGGATTGCCAATTGAATCATATGCCGCCGTGAAGCCAAGAATTCTCCTGGGAATTGACAGTTGCCGCTTGGAGTACCCGCTTGATTCCAGAGAGGGATTCGAAAATCAGCCAACAGCCGTTCTAACCCGGCTAGGCTGGGTAGTCTATGGTCCGTGTTCAACTTCAGAGCAAACAACGGAGAAAAGAGATGTTTCATATGGGTACCATATCTGCCATTGCGAAGGGCTTCATTCAGCTGTCAAGAATTACTTTTCCATGGATAGCCTTGGAGTTCAACTTTCCGAGAAGCCGCAAATGTCGAAGGATGACGAAAGAGCGATGGACATGCTGAGAACCAATACGATCTTCCAGGATGGAAGATACGAAACCAGCTTGCTATGGCGCTACGATGAAATCCGACTACCGGGGAGTAGAACCATGGCCCTGAAGCGACACGATTGTTTGAGCAAGCGCATGGCTCGTGAACCAAGATTAGCCAAGGAACTGCAGGAAAATATCCAGGATTATCAAGACAAAGGCTACATTCGCAAGCTGTCGGCGCAAGAAGAAGCTACACACACCGGAAGATCGTGGTATCTGCCGATTTTTCCGGTCGTGAACCCGAACAAACCCGGTAAGCTACGTATCGTTTGGGACGCCGCTGCCAAAGTGGGGAAACTATCGCTTAATTCGTTCCTTCTGAAAGGCCCTGATCAGGTCACACCGCTACACCACGTCCTTCAGCGTTTTCGTGAGTTTCGCACGGCGGTCACAGGAGATATTCGCGAAATGTTTCACCAAGTGCGAATCAATTGCGAAGACCAACATTGCCAGCGGTTCCTGTGGAATGATGGTGTCCCCGGCAAGATCCCTTCGACGTACGTAATGCAGGTCATGACATTTGGTGCGTGTTGCTCTCCGAGTAGTGCACAATACATTAAGAACCTGAATGCAGAACGATTCAGAAATCAGCTTCCAAAAGCAGTTGATGCGATTTGCAAAGGGACGTACGTCGACGATATGCTTTGTAGCGTAGAAACAGAAGCAGAAGCCGTGAAACTCGCGCAAGATGTTCGTCAAATACACGCAGATGGGGGATTTGAAATACGAGGGTGGCTGTCGAACTCCAAGAAAGTAGTGGAATCTATGGGTGAACAGATATCAAACCAAAAGGACTTAAACAAGGATGGAGAGCTGTCTACCGAAAAGGTCCTGGGCATGTGGTGGAACACGACTGACGACACATTCACATTCAAGATTCCGAATCGATGCCGTCAGGAGCTGTTGTCTGGCAAACAAGTTCCCACAAAACGGGAAGTACTGAAAATCCTTATGTCCGTTTACGACCCGCTAGGATTACTCGCTAACGTGTTGATGTTTCTGAAGGTTCTACTCCAAAATATCTGGCGCTCTAACATAGGATGGGACGAGCCAATATCGGATAATCATCTAGAAAAGTGGAGAGCATGGCTTAGTGTGTTGCACAACGTACATACTGTATGCGTTCCTCGTTGTTACCGAACTACAACATCATCATCAGTCGAAAGCAACGAACTCCAACTTCATGTCTTTGTCGATGCGAGCGAGAACGGATATGCAGCAGTAGCCTACTTTCGCTTCGCAGAACGTGGTACGATTGAGTGTGCCTTCGTTACTGCTAAAACCCGTGTCGCTCCTCTGAAGTACGTCTCAATTCCTCGCTTGGAACTTCAAGCGGCAGTTATTGGCACGCGTCTGGCGAAAGATATTGCTGAAACTCATCGGATCTCAATCAGCAAACGTTTTTTCTGGACCGACTCTAGAGATGTTCTGTGCTGGCTACGCTCCGACCACAAAAGGTACAGTAAGTTTGTTGCCGCCAGAACCggtgaaattctggaaaatacCGAACTGTCGGAGTGGTTGTGGCTACCAACGAAGCAAAACGTAGCCGATGAAGGAACGAAGTGGCAGAAAACTCCCGAACTTTCTCCGTCATGTCGATGGTTTAAAGGGCCGGATTTCCTGTGGCAGCAGTATTGTGAGTGGCCGGTTCAGCCAACGAGTAACGAGACTACCACTACCGAAATGAACGCACTTGTTAACACACATGCAGTCCATGATCCCGTAATGAACTTTTCAAAATACTCCGACTGGCGGAAGCTCCTGAGAATCACCTCCTACGTGCTTCGATTCCTCAGAAACATTCAAGCCAGATTGCAGAAGCGTCCACCAGCAATCGGAATTCTCAACCAGTCGGAACTGTTCGAGGCAGAGCGCTGTATATATCGGCAAGTTCAGATTGAAGGCTACGGTGAAGAGATGCTGATACTGAAACGTTCCAAGCTAGCAGACGCGAAGTTCATGGTTCCGGTTCCCAAAAGCAGCTCACTGTACAAGCTTTCACCGTTCCTGGATGATCAGGGAGTGCTGCGTTCGAGTGGACGAACTACTGGATGTAAATTCATCGGTGAAGATGCTGCCCATAACATTATTTTGCCGAAGAATCATCCGGTCACGGCACTTGTAGTTAAATTCATCCATGAGCGTTACCACCATCTGAATCACGAGACAGTCGTGAACGAACTACGACAACGATACTGGATTCCACAGCTGCGAAGAATCTGTTACAAAGTCCGACAACAATGCCAATATTGCAAGAATGGCAGAGCCCGACCGCAGCCGCCTGTTATGGCCGATCTTCCGCCAGCCCGGCTAGCGGCATACTCTCGACCGTTCTCTTACGCCGGGATCGACTTCTTTGGACCAATGCTAGTGGTAGTAGGAAGGCGAACCGAGAAGAGGTGGGGTGTGCTAATCACTTGTCTGGTGATACGCGCCGTCCATATCGAAGTTGCTCACTCGCTGAATACTAGCTCTTGCATCATGGCACTGCGTAACTTTATCGCCAGACGTGGAACTCCTCTGGAGCTGTATAGTGACAGGGGAACAAATTTTGTTGGCGCCAACCGAGAACTAAACGAAGCACTTCGATCTCTGGACAGAAACAAGATTATGCAGGAGTTTGTGACTTCAGATACCAAATGGTCTTTCCTACCTCCAAGTAGTCCACATATGGGAGGAAGCTGGGAGAGATTGGTTCAGTCGGTGAAAAAGATTCTGCAGAACATGCATCTGCCAAGGACTCCAACTGATGAAGTTCTACGAAACGGGTTAATCGAAGTAGAAAACATCATCAATTCACGTCCCCTCACCTACGTCCCTATCGATAACTCCGAAAGCGAGGCACTAACGCCTAATCATTTCTTGTTAGGCTCCTCTGGAGGCACGAAACCACTAGTGCCTTACGACGATAGCCCCGCTACGCTGGTTAATAGTTGGAAAACCTCTCAAATTTTCGCCAATATGTTTTGGAGGCGGTGGCTCCGAGAGTATCTGCCGTCGATCACTCGCCGAACCAAATGGCACTACCCGGTGAAACCAATTCAGATTGGAGATGTGGTGATAGTTGTCGATCCCGATCTACCAAGGAACTCATGGCCTAAGGGTCGTGTCGTCAACGTCAGCCAGAAAAATGGACAGGTGCGAAGCGCAACGGTGAGGACCTCGGCAAACATCTACGAACGACCAGCAGTGAGACTAGCGGTTCTAGACGTCGGCGCAACCGGAAGTACGCAGGAATCTGGAACCTGTGTACCGGGGGGGACTGTTACGCAATCTGCGAATGCGCCTCCGCTACCAACGAACCTCCACCTAGATTCTCCATCACTGAATCAACTCGACAGAGCTGTGGTAGTAGGTAAACGTCAGAACGAAAAAGATGTTAAGGGAACCTGA